One part of the Solanum dulcamara chromosome 8, daSolDulc1.2, whole genome shotgun sequence genome encodes these proteins:
- the LOC129899897 gene encoding uncharacterized protein LOC129899897 — protein sequence MICWKRPINTPYQRFNKDKSANLMVPRENVGARTFPICMKCGRTHKEECLVSSNTCFKCGKTGHHARDCRGSGVGRPQGQIAYGQQTQGGGQPTNYFYALHGRQEVEEAPNVVISILKVFAFDVYAPLDLGTNFSFVTTFLDNRFDVLPEMSCTTTMVHGTWYPPQTVKVSVEEV from the exons ATGATTTGCTGGAAAAGGCCCATTAATACTCCTTATCaaaggttcaacaaagataagAGTGCTAACCTTATGgtcccaagagagaatgttggtgctcgAACTTTCCCTATTTGCATGAAGTGCGGAAGGACTCATAAAGAGGAATGCTTAGTCAGCTCCAATacatgcttcaagtgtggcaAGACGGGTCACCATGCTAGAGATTGTAGAGGTAGTGGTGTGggtaggcctcaaggacaaattgcttaTGGTCAACAAactcaaggaggtggccaaccCACCAACTACTTTTATgctttgcatgggagacaagaggttgaggaagcacccaaTGTTGTTATCAGTATTTTAAAGGTCTTTGcctttgatgtgtatgcaccaTTAGATCTGGGTACaaatttttcatttgttactACATTCCTagataataggtttgatgtgttacccgAAAT GTCCTGCACCACAACCATGGTTCATGGAACATGGTACCctccacagaccgtgaaggtctCTGTGGAGGAAGTTTAG